From one Panulirus ornatus isolate Po-2019 chromosome 11, ASM3632096v1, whole genome shotgun sequence genomic stretch:
- the LOC139751390 gene encoding ADP-ribosylation factor-like protein 3 isoform X2 — MGLLSLLRKLKSTPDQELRILLLGLDNAGKTTLLKKLASEDIAQTNPTQGFNIKSVQSDGFKLNVWDIGGQRKIRPYWRNYFENTDVLIYVIDSGDRRRLEETGQELGEILSEEKLAGVPVLIFANKQDLFNAAPASEIAEGLQLHTIRDRTWQIQACSAMSGEGVKDCW; from the exons atg GGTCTCCTTTCCCTTCTACGAAAACTGAAGTCAACTCCAGATCAAGAGTTGCGCATACTTTTGCTTGGTCTGGATAATGCGGGTAAAACAACTTTACTGAAGAAATTAGCCTCAGAGGATATAGCACAAACTAACCCAACTCAAGGTTTCAATATAAAGTCTGTCCAGTCTGATGGATTCAAGCTCAATGTTTGGGATATAGGTGGCCAACGAAAGATACGACCATATTGGAGGAACTACTTTGAAAATACTGATGTGCTT ATCTATGTCATTGATAGTGGTGATAGAAGACGACTTGAAGAGACTGGGCAAGAGCTTGGAGAAATTCTTAGTGAAGAAAAGCTAGCTG GTGTGCCCGTCTTGATATTTGCAAATAAGCAAGACCTTTTCAATGCTGCTCCTGCTTCAGAGATAGCAGAGGGTCTTCAGTTACATACCATTCGGGACCGCACATGGCAGATACAGGCATGCTCAGCTATGTCAGGCGAGGGTGTTAAA
- the LOC139751390 gene encoding ADP-ribosylation factor-like protein 3 isoform X1 — protein MGLLSLLRKLKSTPDQELRILLLGLDNAGKTTLLKKLASEDIAQTNPTQGFNIKSVQSDGFKLNVWDIGGQRKIRPYWRNYFENTDVLIYVIDSGDRRRLEETGQELGEILSEEKLAGVPVLIFANKQDLFNAAPASEIAEGLQLHTIRDRTWQIQACSAMSGEGVKDGLEWVCKTLKKK, from the exons atg GGTCTCCTTTCCCTTCTACGAAAACTGAAGTCAACTCCAGATCAAGAGTTGCGCATACTTTTGCTTGGTCTGGATAATGCGGGTAAAACAACTTTACTGAAGAAATTAGCCTCAGAGGATATAGCACAAACTAACCCAACTCAAGGTTTCAATATAAAGTCTGTCCAGTCTGATGGATTCAAGCTCAATGTTTGGGATATAGGTGGCCAACGAAAGATACGACCATATTGGAGGAACTACTTTGAAAATACTGATGTGCTT ATCTATGTCATTGATAGTGGTGATAGAAGACGACTTGAAGAGACTGGGCAAGAGCTTGGAGAAATTCTTAGTGAAGAAAAGCTAGCTG GTGTGCCCGTCTTGATATTTGCAAATAAGCAAGACCTTTTCAATGCTGCTCCTGCTTCAGAGATAGCAGAGGGTCTTCAGTTACATACCATTCGGGACCGCACATGGCAGATACAGGCATGCTCAGCTATGTCAGGCGAGGGTGTTAAA